TATGGTTCCCCCACCAGCCCCCTCCTTCGGCGCCACCGCACGTATGACGTTCCCCCGGCCTCCCGCCGCGCCGAGCCCGGCTCCGGCTGCAGAGGCGGCCCGGCCTCGAGGGTAGGGCTATCCTCGGTCGCGTGCTGCGGGCCGTGCTCTTCGACGTCGACTTCACCCTGTCGCGGCCTGGTCCCGAGCTCGGGCCCGAGGCCTACCGGGCCGTCGGGCTCGAGCACGGCCTCGATCTCGACCCTGCTGCCTACGAGGCCGCGCGGCTGGCCGCGCTCGCCGACCTTCAGCGCCATCCCGAGCTCGAGCACGACGCGGAGATCTGGATCGCGTTCACCGAGGACATCGTGCGCGGGATGGGCGGCGCGGCGTCCGCTGCACGCGCCTGTGCGGTCGACATGGTGCGCCGCTGGGAGGTGCACGCCAACTTCAGCCTCTACGACGACGCGCTGCCGACGCTCGCGCTGCTGCGGGCGCGCGGGCTCGCGCTCGGCCTCGTCTCGAACGGCCAGCGCGACCTCGAGGAGTTCGCCGCACACCACGCGCTCGACGTCGACATCGCCATCGGATCGAAGGCGCACGGTCGCACCAAGCCGCACGCGTCGATCTTCGAGACGGCGCTCGCTGCCCTCGGCGTCACCCCCGCCGAGGCCGCGATGGTCGGCGACTCCTACGAGGACGACATCGAGGGTGCGCGTGCGCTCGGCATGCGGGCTATCCTGCTCGACCGCGACGGCCTCCACCCGCACGAGCCGGACCGGATCCGCGACCTGCGCGCGCTGCCCGCGGCGCTCGGCCTCGACCCGGCATAGGGTCGCGCCGCTGGGCCTCGGGCCCGTCGAGCCCCTACGGCAGGTCGAGCTCTCCGCGCCATGCCTCCGTGTGGGCGCCCAGCGCGACGTCCTCGTCGGCGGCGTCGCGGGAGCCGAACACATCCGCCGCCTCGGCCCGCGTCCACACCGGTCCCGCGCAGACGTCCTCGCGATCGAACAGCGCCAGCCACTCCGCCAGCGGGCGCGACGCGAACAGCGCCGCGAGCTCCCCCGCGAGGCGCTCCTGGTCGTCGTCGAACTGCCTGCCGGCGAGCTCGGGGCGGCCGGCGAGCTCGCACAGGCGGATGAAGAACTTCGGCTCGAGCGCGGCGACCGTGAGATGGCGGCCGTCGGCCGCCTCGTAGACGCGGTAGCAGGCAAGGCCGCCCGTCAGCATCCGTGGGACGGGGTCGCCGCCGAGGCGGTGCTCGACGAGGTCGTGCGCGCGGTGCGTCATCGAGATCTCGATGCGCGCCCCCTCGCCCGTCCGTGCCCGCCGCACGAGCGCGGCGAGGATCTCCGTCACGGCTCCCAGCGCTCCCGCGGCGAGGTCGGCGATCTGAAGCGGTGGGGACGCCGGCGCGGTGTCCTCGAGCGCGCCCGCCCAACCGAGATAGTTGAGGTCGTGGCCGGCGCGAGCGGCATGCGGGCCGGTGCTGCCGAACCCCGTGATCGAGCAGTACACGACGCGGGCGGGGACGTCCTCCGGGCCGACACCGAGCCGCGCCGCGACGCCGGGGCGGAACCCTTCCAGCACCACGTCCGCACGCGCGCAGAGGGCGCGGGCGAACGCCGCGTCCGTCTTCAGGTCGCAGACGACGGACTCCTTGCCGCGCCGCAGCGCGCGGTCCCACGCCGGCGCCGACCTGCGCATGGGGTCGCCGTCCGGCGCCTCCATGCGAACGACCCGCGCGCCCAGGCGTGCGAGCTCCCGCCCCGCGTAGGCGCCGGGGAGGTAGCGGGTCAGCTCGGCGACGAGCGTCCCCGCGAGCGGTTGCGCGGCGGCCAGCACGACCCTATTCTGACCGAGCCTTGACTGAACGTTCAATCGTACCGCGGGAGGCGGGCG
The Gaiella occulta genome window above contains:
- a CDS encoding HAD family hydrolase encodes the protein MLRAVLFDVDFTLSRPGPELGPEAYRAVGLEHGLDLDPAAYEAARLAALADLQRHPELEHDAEIWIAFTEDIVRGMGGAASAARACAVDMVRRWEVHANFSLYDDALPTLALLRARGLALGLVSNGQRDLEEFAAHHALDVDIAIGSKAHGRTKPHASIFETALAALGVTPAEAAMVGDSYEDDIEGARALGMRAILLDRDGLHPHEPDRIRDLRALPAALGLDPA
- a CDS encoding CaiB/BaiF CoA transferase family protein, which translates into the protein MLAAAQPLAGTLVAELTRYLPGAYAGRELARLGARVVRMEAPDGDPMRRSAPAWDRALRRGKESVVCDLKTDAAFARALCARADVVLEGFRPGVAARLGVGPEDVPARVVYCSITGFGSTGPHAARAGHDLNYLGWAGALEDTAPASPPLQIADLAAGALGAVTEILAALVRRARTGEGARIEISMTHRAHDLVEHRLGGDPVPRMLTGGLACYRVYEAADGRHLTVAALEPKFFIRLCELAGRPELAGRQFDDDQERLAGELAALFASRPLAEWLALFDREDVCAGPVWTRAEAADVFGSRDAADEDVALGAHTEAWRGELDLP